From the Nostoc sp. PCC 7107 genome, the window CAAAATACTCAATTAACACTTTTTTGTGAACGCCTAAGAGCATTCATAACAGATGCAGGTGAATGAGGTAAAAATGAGAACAGAGTTATATACCAAGAGTTTTTCAACCTTGTTCCCCATTCCCTGCTGTAAGTTTACGTTTCGTTGGTTGTGAGTTTGATGAGGTGTTGCCAATGAACTTCTGAGACAGGGACAACAGATAACCTGGGGAGCCGCAATAAATCAAAGCCGGAAAATTGGTCTTCTTGCTTAATTTGGGCTAGGGTAACAGGCTGAGAGACTGAACGGACTGCTTGCACCTTGACAACTACTAGCTTGGCATCATTGAGGGCAGGATCTGGGTAAGGCTGAGTGACTATCTCGGCTAAACCTGTGATTTGTCGTTCTTTGCCAGTGTGATAAATCCAAGCTAAATCACCAGGAAGCATTGTGCGGATATGCTTGAGGGCGAGAGCATTTGTCACTCCATCCCACACTGTACTACTATCTCGTTCTAAATCCGCGTAAGAGTATTTATCCGGTTCAGTTTTCAGCAGCCAATACGCCATGACAAAATCTCCAGAAAATTTTGCTGTGATTTTTTAGTTTCCAAAAATGTAACAATACCTGTTTTTGACTACAGTAATGTCAAAGTAAGAACATACAAATCGTATCGAGCGAACTAACTGTTAACTATTAATGCTTAACAGTTAACGAATGATTGCTGGATGCAGTTTACTTATTAGCATCTGTATATATTTTTCAGAGGAGTGCAAGTTTATGTCTAGAGCCGCTTTGTCTGGTTCTCAGTTTCGTGCTGCAAAGTTGTGGAAATCTCTACCCTTAGCTTTGCTGTTATTCGTCACGCTGGTGCTACCCGCATCCGCCCAGGAAAAAGAAAAGTTATGGCGGACTCTGACGGTGAGTGGACGGGGGATGGAATCAGTTCCTAC encodes:
- a CDS encoding EVE domain-containing protein, producing the protein MAYWLLKTEPDKYSYADLERDSSTVWDGVTNALALKHIRTMLPGDLAWIYHTGKERQITGLAEIVTQPYPDPALNDAKLVVVKVQAVRSVSQPVTLAQIKQEDQFSGFDLLRLPRLSVVPVSEVHWQHLIKLTTNET